The Haloprofundus salinisoli region CCACGAGTTCCGAAGCGACACCGACACGGAAGTCGTCCCGCACCTCGTCGAGGAGAAACTCGCCGCCGGCGCGTCGCCGGAGGCGGCGTTCCGCGCGGCGGTCGAACGCCTCTCGGGCAGTTTCGCGCTCGTCTGCGTCGTCGCCGGCGAGGAGGCGGTGTTCGCCGCCAGACAGGACTCGCCGCTGGTGCTGGGCGTCGGTGACGACAGTTACTACCTCGGCAGCGACGTGCCCGCGTTCTTGGCGTACACCGACCGCGTCGTCTACCTCGACGACGGCGAGTTTGCGACGCTTCGGCCCTCGGGGTGGACGGTCCGAAACGGGTCGGACGACCGCGTCGACAAATCCGTCCAGACGGTCGACTGGAACGTCGAGGACACCGGCAAGAGCGGCTACGACCACTACATGCTCAAGGAGATTCACGAGCAACCGCGGGCGCTTCGACAGTGTCTCTCCGGGCGCGTCGACGAGCGCCGCGGCACGGTGACGCTGCCGGAGCTCGATGGATTGGAGACGCCCCCCAGCGTCCACCTCGTCGCCTGCGGCACCTCCTACCACGCAGCACTCTATGGGGCACAGTTGTTCCACTCGCTCGGCATCCCAGCGCAGGCGTTCTTGGCCAGCGAGTACGCGACGGGCGTCCCGCCGCTGGGCGACTCGCTCGTCGTCGGCATCACCCAGAGCGGCGAGACGGCCGACACGCTGTCGGCACTCCGGGAGGCCCGCGCACGCGGGGCGCAGACGCTCGCGGTGACGAACGTCGTCGGCAGCACCGCCGCCCGCGAGTGCGACTACGCGCTCTACATCCGCGCCGGCCCGGAGATCGGCGTCGCGGCGACGAAGACGTTCTCCTCGCAGTTGGTCTCGCTGAACCTGCTCGTCGAGTATCTCGCGGGTGACCGCCGCTCCAACGAGGAACGGCGGGCGGTGTTGCAGACGCTTCGGGACCTGCCGGGGAGAGTCCAGCAGGTGCTCGACGAGTCGACGGCCGAGGAAGTCGCCGCCGAGTATCTCGGTGCCGACGGCTACTTCTTCATCGGTAGGGGGCTGAACTACCCCGTCGCCCTGGAGGGGGCGCTGAAGTTCAAGGAGATTACGTACGAACACGCCGAGGGGTTCGCCGCCGGCGAGTTGAAACACGGGACGTTGGCGCTCGTCACCGAAGATACGCCCGTCTTCGCCGTCGTCACCGGCGAGGACACGCCCGCGAAGAAGACGCTCGGCAACGTCCGCGAGGTCGAGTCCCGAGGCGCGCCGGTCATCGCCGTCACCGACGACGACCAACTGGAGCGCTACGCCGACGCGTCGCTTCGCGTTCCCTCGGGGGCGGCGCGCGCCGCGCCCGTTCTCGTGAACGTCCAGTTGCAGTTGGTCGCCTACTGGGTAGCGAACGCGCTCGGGCGGTCGATAGACAAGCCGCGGAACCTGGCCAAGAGCGTCACCGTGGAGTGAGGCGTTCGCCGACTCTCGAAAGCGAGACGCACACCGAGTAGTTCACCGAGTACCGAGCGTTCGACTACGACTCGTCTCCACCGTCGACGCCGACACCACGGTTCCAGTAGTCGTTGACCGCCCGCACGGCCCACTCACGAATCTCGGAATCGGTAGATTCCAACAGCGCCCGCAGCAACCCGTCGCCGTCTCTGAGGAAGAAGTACACCGTCTCGTCTGCGACGCCGACGG contains the following coding sequences:
- the glmS gene encoding glutamine--fructose-6-phosphate transaminase (isomerizing), which codes for MCGIIACVGRGDETLDVLVEGLSKLEYRGYDSAGVALSDGDADVDVVKRAGELDALREALSERSVGGRVGIGHTRWSTHGPPTDANAHPHTDCSGSVAVVHNGIIENYDELREELETSGHEFRSDTDTEVVPHLVEEKLAAGASPEAAFRAAVERLSGSFALVCVVAGEEAVFAARQDSPLVLGVGDDSYYLGSDVPAFLAYTDRVVYLDDGEFATLRPSGWTVRNGSDDRVDKSVQTVDWNVEDTGKSGYDHYMLKEIHEQPRALRQCLSGRVDERRGTVTLPELDGLETPPSVHLVACGTSYHAALYGAQLFHSLGIPAQAFLASEYATGVPPLGDSLVVGITQSGETADTLSALREARARGAQTLAVTNVVGSTAARECDYALYIRAGPEIGVAATKTFSSQLVSLNLLVEYLAGDRRSNEERRAVLQTLRDLPGRVQQVLDESTAEEVAAEYLGADGYFFIGRGLNYPVALEGALKFKEITYEHAEGFAAGELKHGTLALVTEDTPVFAVVTGEDTPAKKTLGNVREVESRGAPVIAVTDDDQLERYADASLRVPSGAARAAPVLVNVQLQLVAYWVANALGRSIDKPRNLAKSVTVE